One Aegilops tauschii subsp. strangulata cultivar AL8/78 chromosome 2, Aet v6.0, whole genome shotgun sequence genomic window, TGTCGATCACGGCGACGATGACCCCGGCGCCGAACTCCGACGTGTAGTTCCGCCGCCCCTGCTCCTCCAGGTTCAGCCCCAGGAACTCGGGCGTGTGCGTCGTGAGCGTGGTGTACGTCCGGGCGCGGGTCGCGCTGAGGAACCCGGGCATGGCGGACACCGCCTCCAGCTCCCGCCGAGTCAGCCGGGCCGCGAACCCGCTGGCGACGTGATGGTACGCGTGCACGAGCCGGCCATGTTCCGGGAGGAACGAGTGGTACCACGCCTTCCGGTCGTCCGCGGTGCCAAACACGTGGTTTTCCTCTGCTTGCACGTGGACGATGAACGTGCTGAGCTCGCCGCCGGTTGCCTCGGCAGCGATCGCGAGGAGAAGGAACGGAAGAAGAGAGAGCAAGGATAGCCTTGTGGTTTCCATGGCTTTTCTTGCTTGAGATGCCGTTCGTGTGGGAGCATATATACTACCCTACGTACTGCTAAGATCCTGTCACAGTGTCCAATAGATTCCTCCAAATGCCAGATTTGTCAGTGCGATGCCCGGTCAACCAACGAAATGGGGCGATACGAACAATGGGCGTTGGTTGTGTACATGCGATGCGAATCGGGTGTAGCGGACGTACGAGAGTGGGGCTGCAGGCTGGCAGCCTCCCTTGACGCTTTCGTTCGATCAAGACGAAGCATATCCAGTAACCTCCTCTCTGCTGTGTTGCCTGGCATGATGTGTTGTCTTTTTTTTTTATGATAATACGTGTCTCATTTAAATAGAATAACGATCAAGTTATAAGACACGTAAGCACCGACCATACATAACTGAAAAGATAGAAAAATCTTATGCAGAATACCAGCGCCTGTTCCTTTCCTTCGACATCACCGAAGCGGCCACCAAAGGATAAAAAGACAGATCACCTCTTCACCCAAGCTTGAtgcggctccatcgctgatcaGCAGCTTTACGGACCTTCAAAGTAGTTTGCTAAAAGCAAAACCATAGCCGTTGAAAGAATCAGATCAGGCAACATGTCCCCGGACACATCATCAAACTTCAGAACTGACACCCCCGCATGACGACGACATCGTCGGAGGAAACCTGAACTGTCAGCCTTCGACCACAGACCCAACACAAGATACTCCATCTTCCAGCTGTCACTTGCGTAGACAACCGCCTGCGCGTACTCCTGAACGACAAAACCTCCCTGCTTCACCATGACGTCGAAGACAACGCCACAGCAACGGGGACAGAGCAGAAGGAGAGACACACCTGATGGAGTCACCACCACCGCCTCACCAACACCATCCATGAACCCTACGCTACAGATCTGAGGGATCGAGAAAGACACGATGCCATCAACTCCGAGACGCCGTCATGAAAGACACCGCCGGTGTGGGAGTGGAGTTGAGGCAGATTTATTCGTCCAGGCGCCGCTCCCACCACCCCAACAATGCACCACAACCTACAAATCCAAACCCTAACTATAGAGTGGAGGAACGGCCCCCCCTCCCTCCTGCCGCCGAAGCAACGGCCGAAGGAAGAGGGGTCAGCGCCCCGGCCGGTGGAGATCGGAGGAAATAGATCGCCTCACCCTAGACgcctggtggtggcggcggctagAGTAGGAACGCCTCAACAAAAAGAATTCATGATGTGTTGCCTGATAACCTCCTCTCTGCTGCTAGTGGTACGTAGTGTATAGTTTATGTCAGTATACTACTACATCATTGCAACCTTTTTTTTGCGGGTGCATCTGCCCTTTAGGTGGATGTCCTTTTGCATGGTGTTGTAACCATGTACGTGTTTTTCTAATGTTCTTGATGTATTGCCCTTCTGGCTGGTAAAGTTTTGATCCGCTTTCCGTATACACTAGTAGATCTATCTCTTTTTGAAGCGCGTTGTTTGAAAGGAAAAAAAAATCTCAATAGAAAGTTTGACTATAATACTTATCTCCCTTCGTTAGGAGGCACTTTGTATTCTGCGAATTGGTACCCCTCGTATCGCAACCCCGGGGGCACGCCAGGGGAgccaaaccctaccgccgccagCCCCTGCTCGCCGGCGGATTCCTATTGCCATTGCTGCCACTGTTGGCcgctgcggcggcggcgcccgaCGTCAAAGGTGCTAGGGCAAGAGGGTTGTGACAACCACTTTAGCTATACGTCAAGCGACTGGATTTTTAATTTTCGGTCAGTCAATTCTATGACCGTTGATTGAAGTGCTTTGTGATACGGTGTGGGAGTTCACAGTGGAGTTGACTGAGCCGATACTTTCTTCAGTCGATTTCTTGTTTCATTGCTAAGTGCACGCCGTAGGGAGTAGCCTTCATGCATGCATGTCTCTGGTTCACGACTCTTGCAGCGCACATGCATGGATCGAATGCATGGCACTTTTAGAGTGtgtgtagtgtgtgtgtgtgtccgtGCTTTTCTCCTTGTTTTTCCTTCTGTTTTCATGCACATTTTTGCTTTTTCCTTTTTTGGCTGAGTTTTCTTTTTTAGTTTATGTGTATTTTGGATGTTGAGTGTCTGTAAATGTATACACGGAAGTACTATGTATGTAAATTACACCAGAGTGTCAAATTTTTTGCTATTATATATGTTTTCTTACATGTTATAAGCCAATTTCTTTATCCCTTTGTTTTGTTCTTTTTGTTCTTTTGTTTTTAGGCAGTTCtctttctgtttttgtttttctttattAGTTGGttatatattttttcttttgtAGGTATTTTTAGGATGTGGGTGAGTGTAAATATACACACACAAATACTATTCAATACACGCAAAAGTTACACTATTATGTGCTTGTTGTTTGCATACTACATAAGTGCAATTTTAGTAGAAAGTTCTGTGCAAGTTTTTTTTAACTTTTTCATTATCCTTATTCTTAAAGAGTAATACCAATGACACTAATTCATTGTTATTCATAAAACTTCtttattttgattttgttttagttattattttattttatttcttttctaaGAGTAATACTAATACCACTAATTCATTCATTCTTGTGAAAATTCCAGTATCGTATGCTTATTCTTGCACATCATAGAAAAGCGCAATTTTTGTGTATATTGTGCAATTTTTGACATTGTTAGAATTTTTCATTTCTTTCTTCTTAGATGGTAATatcaatgccactaattcattatTTCTTAGAAAACACTATTattatttttcattttctttcttctgaaagggtaataccaatgccaccAATTCGTTCTTCCTTAGAAAACtttattattatattttttaGTTTTTAATTCATTTTCTTTATTTTTAAAGGGCAATACCAATGCCACCAATTCATTCTTTCTTAgaaacttcattattttgattatttattttattttatttcctttcttGTTAAAGGGTAATATCAATGCCACAAATTCATTCCTTCTTAGGAAACTTCCTTTTCTGAAAAATCCACCATTATATGCTTTTTCTTGCATATTATAAAATAGCGCAATTTTTGTGTAAATTCGGTGCAAAATTTGTCATTGTTTgttttcattttttattttatttcttattaatggtaataccaatgccactaattcattcttccCTAGAAAACCtcaattttctgtttttttatttttgattCTTTTAGTATTAGTATGGGGGAAGAAGAAGGCGGTTGGGCCTTTGGATCTTGCTCAGGTGGTGGAGAGTGGTGGAGTCGAATTGATTGAATGCCCACAAAAAATTAGGCGCCTATCAAATAATAGCCCCCATAACATGGATATATACTTACTCAAGTTTTATGCAATGTGTGTGTGTGATTTATAGAAAGTTGCACTACTGTATGCTTATTTTTGTATATGATGAAACAATGCAATTTTCTATGCCAATCTTGTGTATTTTTCTGTCATTGTTTGTTTTATGTGTTTTtacattttctttcttcttttaggTAATAGCAATGTCCTTAATTCATTCTTTCTTAGAAAACAATCTTTTTTGTTTTTAGTTTTGTATTAGCTTTGGTTTCCGTATTTTAATGATTATCGTCAACTGGGTGCAATCTCAACTGGAAGCATGTACTACTCGCTCTGTTCTTAAATATacatctttttagagatttcaataaaaactacatacggatgtatatagacatattttagagtatagattcacttattttgcttcGTATATAGTTTGATTTTAAAtttctaaaaagactaatattgaggaacggagggagtagcaatcTTCCTATACGTACGTGTCATCTCATACCATGCAGCAATCAGCTGGATCTAATCATGTCTCTCATCTTATACACATGTAGTACAACTCATCGTAGCATAGTTTGCTTATGAAACAATGTGATATTAAAGAATTCAGCTGCCGGCCGATCCACCATTAGCACGTGTAGtacttttttttttttgaagcTTGCACGTGTAGTACTTGAACGCAGCTTTACTGCTgtattttttttttgaggggaaaCTGCTGTATTTAGTTGGTGAAGGGGTCTGCATGCATGCCTCGGTGATGCACTACCAACTAACAAAATCTGGCTAGTACATAATCGACTGAAACAAGTCCTGGCATCAGTCGACTGACTCAAATATGTTTTGAGTCGATTGTCAACTCCCCCATGAGGCGGCTGGGGCGGCTCGTGCAGGGTGGCTGTGCGCAAGTATCAGGGCAGAGGAACTGGTTGTGCGGGGTGGCTGTGTGCAAGGTTTAGGACACATCATCAAGGTTGTAGATATAGCGATAGTGCTCGCCAGGAAGGTGGCTTTGGCTGTTTCATGTATCTATTTGGTAAGGCTTTGTTAGATAGCTACATATAAAAACATATCAATCCCGCGCACCCTCTCACCACTAGGCAAAAGAAGTGTCAACATGTGATACTAGAGCACCAATATAGTACATGCAATCATTGACGTAGAAAATTTTCACACATAAGTATGAGTTGATTAATAGATAACACAGAATCATACCACGAAAAACCCACCAAAACACGGcattataaataaaaataaaatacacTCCCTCATCTCCCTCAGTCGCCAAACCAAATATTCCCTCAATTTCAAAATTTAAGTTATATTAGTTTTCTGAAAAGTCATATTTCTTTAACTCTAACCAAGCTCAGAGCATAAGTATATCGATATCCACAATACTAAATGAATAAAACATGAAAATTcatttcatgatgaatctaatgacaTCGATTTGATATTATGGATATCGATATGTTTATCTTAAATTTGTTCAAACTTAAAGAGTTTGGACATTTCTAAAAAGAATATCTTATATTTTGAAATAGAGGGAGTGAAAAATTATGAAAACCCAGCAAGACCGACAGCGCCGCAAAGCGCGTCCAACCCTTCAAAGATGAATGTGTGCATCGCTGTGCAGAGGTTGGGGGTTATCCTCCTTTTTCAAGAAAAAAAATCATCCTTTCTTAAGCAATTGAATCATTGGAAATTAAGTCGAGACAAACTAACAATCAGCAAGAAGTGCGAAAGACATAAACATACTTGAGCCATGTCGACCTATCGTGTGAGAAATCAAGTCTGTGATCAAGCAAAGGTGACGGATATTGGGCTCCGCACGGTGTGCTTCTCGGATACCCACCGTAGAGCACCCTGCACCACCATTGCACCACTCTGCCTTGGCCACACGTATACCGAAAAGATCACCTCCTGGTTCGCTTCGATGAACTCCAGCTCCCTCGGATATACGTCCACGCTTACGGTGCTGCTCGGCATGTCGATCGCCGCATAGTATACCGAAGGCACCTCCCCGACGTTCTTCACCTTGCGCCTCACGACTATAGGGGCCGTTGAATTCCAAGACGCTGGGAAAGCGACCGAGATCGACGGGTAATTCAGTAGGCGGTCGCTGATCACTACGGTGGTCAAGCAGTCGATCGGCCGGCGCGCGATCACCGACACTTGTTGGCTCGTGTACATGCTGCAGAGGTAGCCGATGTAATCCTGGGGGGTGATGTCGTAGACTAGACCAGGGTCAGCGGCCTTCATTGGGTTTACGTGTCCGGCGCCGGTGGCAAAGAGGTTGGCCGCCACGCGCTGCTCGTTGAGTATGGGATTGCCGGAGCGGTCGGTGATGTCGGCTGTCGTCATCATGGCCGACTTGATCGCCGCCGGCGACCAGTCCGGGTGCTTGCTCTTGATCAGCGCCGCAATGCCGGCGAGGTGCGGGGTCGACATGGACGTGCCGGAGATGATGTTGAAGGTCGGCCCGGGAAGAACTGGTGCTGACGGTGGCCCGACCTGAAACGGCCATGCGGCGAGTACGTTCACCCCAGGGCCCGTGATGTCGGGCTTAAGAACGCCGGTGCCCTGACGGCTAGGCCCACGAGATGAGAAGTAAACGATCGACGGAGTAGGTGACGTGCCGAGTACCGTACCCCTGAAGCCGATATGCGCCACCGGGTTCGCCGTTGAGCTGAGATACAATTTGATGGCTGCGCTCGCGAGGTAGTCGACGCTCGACGACGGCAGGACGTTCTCATCGGCTAATGTGTCGTAGCCTTGGGCAAACTGGTTGGCCAAGATCATGCCGAGGCCGCCAGCACTCAGCACTACCTGACCTTGGTTCATCGCCGTGATGTTTCTCGTGAGTTCACAAAGCACTATCTTGCCCTTGACGTCGACGCCGTCCAGCGAGCCGTTCCCACAGAACTCGGCGAGTGGCTTCCCGCTCGCGCCGGCGGACACCAACGGGTAGAAGGCACCGGGCACACCGGCGTTTGGCTGATAGAGTGACTCGCCCTGGAAATACGCGCCATTCCCCAGCTGCACGATCGAACGGATGGAGCGGTCCATGGTACTCGCGGCGACGGTGAGCATCCATGGAGCCTCGTTTTTCACGGTGCTCTCTCCCGGGCCGGAGTTGCCAGCAGCCATGCTCACAAAAATGCCCTTCTCGATGGCGCCGAACGTCCCGATGGCCATAGGATCTAGGTGAAAGGCCACGGACGGCCCGGCGAGAGACATGGAGATGACGTCGCAGCCGTCGCCCACGGCCGCGTCGACACCGGCCAGCATGTCGGACGTCTCGCAC contains:
- the LOC109734906 gene encoding subtilisin-like protease; this translates as METTRLSLLSLLSFLLVAIAAEATGGELSTFIVHVHAEENRVFGTADDRKAWYHSFLPDHGRLVHAYHHVASGFAARLTRSELEAMSAMPGFLSATPDQTYTTLTTHTPKFLGLNVEQGRRRYTSDFGAGVIVGVIDSGIFPDHPSFSDDGMPPPPAKWKGRCDFNRTSCNNKLIGARNFVSTLNDPNDTSARVPPIDDFGHGTHTASTAAGAVVPGANVLGHALGTAAGMAARAHIAMYKVCDLNGGCETSDMLAGVDAAVGDGCDVISMSLAGPSVAFHLDPMAIGTFGAIEKGIFVSMAAGNSGPGESTVKNEAPWMLTVAASTMDRSIRSIVQLGNGAYFQGESLYQPNAGVPGAFYPLVSAGASGKPLAEFCGNGSLDGVDVKGKIVLCELTRNITAMNQGQVVLSAGGLGMILANQFAQGYDTLADENVLPSSSVDYLASAAIKLYLSSTANPVAHIGFRGTVLGTSPTPSIVYFSSRGPSRQGTGVLKPDITGPGVNVLAAWPFQVGPPSAPVLPGPTFNIISGTSMSTPHLAGIAALIKSKHPDWSPAAIKSAMMTTADITDRSGNPILNEQRVAANLFATGAGHVNPMKAADPGLVYDITPQDYIGYLCSMYTSQQVSVIARRPIDCLTTVVISDRLLNYPSISVAFPASWNSTAPIVVRRKVKNVGEVPSVYYAAIDMPSSTVSVDVYPRELEFIEANQEVIFSVYVWPRQSGAMVVQGALRWVSEKHTVRSPISVTFA